In one window of Gemmatimonadaceae bacterium DNA:
- the queA gene encoding tRNA preQ1(34) S-adenosylmethionine ribosyltransferase-isomerase QueA encodes MKDGSRTEHYEFDLPPALIAQTPTSVRDESRLMVVDRSSGTIEHRVFRDIADLIKPEDALALNTTRVFRARLLGTRASGAPAEILLLRELDDGVFEAMVSPGGKLKPGRTVTVSESLSVDILDGTDRGTRLVRLKSALSLSEAIEQNGHVPLPPYIDRPDELSDSERYQTVYANESGSIAAPTAGLHFSPELLARIEGNGVRIAKLVLHVGAGTFKPVEVSDPAAHVMHEERYEVSAEAAAVLSEVKLGGGAVWAVGTTSVRTLESAGLTAGRGDTRIFIRPPYEFRVVDHVITNFHLPRSTLIMLVAAFAGYELTMHAYAEAIRVGYRFYSYGDAMAIV; translated from the coding sequence GTGAAGGACGGTTCGCGGACGGAACACTACGAGTTCGACCTTCCCCCTGCGCTCATCGCGCAGACGCCGACATCGGTGCGCGACGAAAGCCGGCTGATGGTTGTTGACCGCAGCTCCGGTACAATCGAGCACCGCGTGTTTCGCGATATCGCCGACCTGATCAAACCCGAAGATGCGCTGGCGCTGAACACGACGCGCGTTTTTCGCGCCCGGTTGCTCGGCACCCGCGCTTCCGGCGCTCCCGCGGAGATCCTGCTCCTGCGGGAGTTGGACGACGGCGTGTTCGAAGCAATGGTCAGTCCAGGGGGAAAGCTGAAGCCGGGTCGCACGGTAACCGTTTCGGAATCACTGTCTGTCGATATCCTCGATGGCACGGATCGCGGAACGCGACTCGTACGTCTCAAATCAGCGCTTTCCCTCAGCGAAGCAATCGAGCAGAACGGCCACGTGCCACTCCCGCCCTATATCGACCGGCCGGACGAACTGTCGGATAGCGAGCGGTACCAAACCGTCTACGCAAATGAATCTGGATCGATTGCCGCACCGACAGCGGGACTTCATTTTTCCCCGGAGCTCCTGGCAAGAATCGAGGGAAACGGTGTCCGGATCGCCAAGCTAGTCCTGCACGTGGGGGCGGGGACATTCAAGCCCGTCGAAGTCAGCGATCCCGCCGCTCACGTGATGCACGAAGAGCGGTACGAAGTTTCAGCGGAAGCGGCTGCTGTTCTGAGCGAAGTGAAACTCGGAGGCGGTGCAGTCTGGGCGGTGGGAACCACTTCAGTGCGAACGCTGGAATCGGCTGGCCTGACTGCCGGCCGGGGCGATACGCGGATTTTCATCAGGCCGCCGTACGAATTTCGGGTAGTGGACCATGTCATCACCAACTTTCACCTTCCGCGGTCCACACTGATCATGCTGGTGGCGGCATTCGCCGGCTACGAGTTAACCATGCATGCGTACGCGGAGGCCATTCGCGTGGGGTACCGTTTCTACTCTTACGGCGATGCGATGGCAATTGTATAG